The DNA sequence AGCCTGGTGGTCAGCGGCAGCCCGAGGACCGGCGGCGAGATCCAGCTGCAGGCGGCGCTCGAGCTCCGGGCGGGCGGCGAGGTGCACCACGGTCCAGCTGCCGGCGGTGATGGGCGCTAGCTCTCGGAGCTGTTCCAGGGCGAGGGTCTCGGCCTCGCCGCGGGTGAGCTCCCAGGACTCGGGACTGAGAGGGAAGGCGAAGGGATAGAGGAGGTAGAGGGCGAAACCGGCGAGCAGCGCCGCCAGCGCCCACGACGCTGCGCCGCGAGCGCTCAGAGATCCAGAGCTCTTCATGGATCCACTTGCCATGGTCGCCTCCCCCCGCTATCTCAGAACGGCCCCTTCAAACGATGTGGCCAGGATGGTTCCTATGAGTTTACGACGGCCGTGGGAAGGGGTTGCGGGCACCGCTGCCCCCAAGCACGGTGGGCGGTTGTCCACCCCACACTCGAAGCCGTTCCAGCGAGCGGTAGGGTGGGCAACCGCCCACCATTTCGATGCACGAATTACAGGTCAGAGCGCGACCGCTCCTCAGGCCTCAGAGGTTGCCGATGATGGCGTCGGCGAACTGCGAGGTCTTGAGCAGGGTGGCGCCTTCCATCTGGCGCTCCAGGTCGTAGGTCACCCGCTTCTGGGTGATGGTTTCGGCGAGCCCCTGCTCCACTCGATCAGCGGCTTCGCCCCAACCCAGCCAGCGCAGCAACATGACGCCGGAAAGGATCAGCGAGCCGGGGTTGACCTTGTCCATGCCGGCGTATTTGGGCGCCGTGCCGTGGGTCGCCTCGAAGAGCGCCAGGCCATCCCCCTCGTTGCTGCCGGGGGCCATGCCCAGACCGCCCACCTGCGCCGCCAGGGCGTCGGAGATGTAATCGCCGTTGAGGTTGGTGGTGGCGATGACCTCGTACTCCGCCGGCCGCAGCAGCACCTGCTGGAACATGGCGTCGGCGATGCGATCCTTGATCATCACCTTGCCCTCCGGCGCCTTGCCGCCGTGGTTGTCCCAGACCTCCGCTTCGCTGATGGTGGTGTCCGGGAACTCTTCCTTGGCCAGCTCGTAGCCCCAATCCTTGAAGGCACCCTCGGTGAATTTCATGATGTTGCCCTTGTGCACCAGGGTGACGCTGCTGCGCCCCTGATCGAGGGCGTATTGCACCGCCTTGCGCACCAAGCGCTTGCTGCCGTAGGGGGATACGGGCTTGATGCCGATGCCGCTTTCCTCCCGCACCGACTTGCCCATGGTGTCGGTGAGGAAGCGGCGCACCTGCTCCGCCTCGTCGGTGCCAGAGCGGAACTCGATGCCCGAGTACACATCCTCCGTGTTCTCCCGGAAGATCACCATGTCGACCTTCTCCGGCTCCCGCACCGGCGACGGCACGCCGGGATAGTGGCGCACCGGACGGATGCAGGCGTAGAGATCGAGGAGCTGGCGCAGGGAAACGTTGAGGCTGCGGAAACCACCGCCGACAGGAGTCGTAAGAGGTCCTTTGATAGCCCCGCGGAAGTGGCGGATCGCTTCCACGGTATCGCCGGGCAGCCACTCACCGGTCTTCTCCTTCGCCTTCTCGCCGGCGAAGATCTCGAACCAGGCGATGGACTTGCCGCTGTAGGACTTGTCGACGGCGGCGTCCAGGACCCGGCGGGTGGCGTCCCAGATGTCCGGACCGATGCCGTCGCCCTCGATGAAGGGCACGATGGGGCGATCCGGTATGGTGAGGGTTCCGTTCTGCCAGGAGATCTCCTGGCCGTCCGCGGGCGGGGTCATGGCATTGAAAGTCTTCGACACGGCGGCATCCTCCTTGAAGCTAAACCTCCCGCCTCGAACCAGGGCAGAAGACGACGAATTCGTGGTGGGTTCGCAGCCCGAGACCAGGCACTGCGCGGGGCGACCATACCACAGGCGGGAAGCTCCACCACCATCCAGCCGGCCTCCCCGGAAGCCGATATGATCCATCCGTCCATCCCACTCATCGAGGAAAGCAAAGCATGAAGATCCCGTCCCGAAAAGCCCCATCCCGGAGGACGCCATCCCGAAGGACCCCGTCCCGAAGCGGCCAGGTCCGCCCCTCCGCCCCCATCGGCGTGTCCCTGCTCTGCGCTGTCGTCTGCCTGATAGCGTCATCCGCCGCCGCGGAGACCGTAGATTGGGACATGGTCAATCGCATCCGGGACGAGGGTTTCCACCGCTCTCAGGTGATGAAGACCCTCTCCCACCTCACCGAGGTCATCGGCCCGCGGCTCACCGGCTCCCCCCAAATGACCGAGTCCAATGAGTGGACCCGCCAGCAGCTGGAGGATTGGGGTCTGGAGAACGCCCACCTGGAGCCCTTCGAGTTCGGCCGCGGCTGGAGCTTCAGCCATGCCGCCCTGCACATGGTGGAGCCCCAACAGGTGCCGCTGCCGGCCATCCCCCTGGCCTGGACCCGCGGCACCGAAGGAGAGGTGCGCGGAGAGGTGATGGTAGTGGAGCTGGAGTCGGAGAAGGACTTCGAGCAGTACCGCGGCAAGCTCGAGGGCAAGATCCTGCTCTTTCAGGAGAAGGAACGCCCACGGCCCCCGGGCCGCCCGGCCCCCGACGAGATCCCCCGGCGCCTCGGTCCGGAAGGCTTCGAGGTTCTGAGCACCTTCCCCATTCCCGACGACGAAGCCGGCTCCTGGCGCTCCCGCATCCACAAGCGGCGTCAAGCCCGGGAAAAGGTCCGCGAGTTCCTCCTCGAGGAGAAGGCCCTGGCCACCCTGCACAAGAGCTCGCGCAAAAATGGCATCTTGCGGGTCGGAGGCGGCGGGTCCCGGGAAGCCGGTGACCCCGAGCCCATCACCGGCCTGGTGATCTCCGCGGAGAATTTTCAGCGCCTGGAACGGCTCCTCGACGAGGACCGGACCGTCGAGCTGGCGCTGCGGGTGGACGCCCGATTCCACGACGCCCCGGAGGCCTTCAACACCGTCGCCGAGATCCCCGGCAGCGGCGCCGGGGGAGAGATCGTCATGACCGGAGCCCACCTGGACTCCTGGCATGCCGGTACCGGCGCCACCGACAACGCCGCCGGCGTGGCGGTGATGATGG is a window from the Acidobacteriota bacterium genome containing:
- the icd gene encoding isocitrate dehydrogenase (NADP(+)) translates to MTPPADGQEISWQNGTLTIPDRPIVPFIEGDGIGPDIWDATRRVLDAAVDKSYSGKSIAWFEIFAGEKAKEKTGEWLPGDTVEAIRHFRGAIKGPLTTPVGGGFRSLNVSLRQLLDLYACIRPVRHYPGVPSPVREPEKVDMVIFRENTEDVYSGIEFRSGTDEAEQVRRFLTDTMGKSVREESGIGIKPVSPYGSKRLVRKAVQYALDQGRSSVTLVHKGNIMKFTEGAFKDWGYELAKEEFPDTTISEAEVWDNHGGKAPEGKVMIKDRIADAMFQQVLLRPAEYEVIATTNLNGDYISDALAAQVGGLGMAPGSNEGDGLALFEATHGTAPKYAGMDKVNPGSLILSGVMLLRWLGWGEAADRVEQGLAETITQKRVTYDLERQMEGATLLKTSQFADAIIGNL
- a CDS encoding M20/M25/M40 family metallo-hydrolase translates to MVNRIRDEGFHRSQVMKTLSHLTEVIGPRLTGSPQMTESNEWTRQQLEDWGLENAHLEPFEFGRGWSFSHAALHMVEPQQVPLPAIPLAWTRGTEGEVRGEVMVVELESEKDFEQYRGKLEGKILLFQEKERPRPPGRPAPDEIPRRLGPEGFEVLSTFPIPDDEAGSWRSRIHKRRQAREKVREFLLEEKALATLHKSSRKNGILRVGGGGSREAGDPEPITGLVISAENFQRLERLLDEDRTVELALRVDARFHDAPEAFNTVAEIPGSGAGGEIVMTGAHLDSWHAGTGATDNAAGVAVMMEAVRILQALEVEPKRTIRIALWSGEEQGLLGSRAYVKEHFASRPEAEEGENPFIDRWPLTLEADHEKFSAYFNLDNGGGRVRGIYTQENLAVRPIFEAWLAPFEDLGADTVVTRGTSGTDHQAFDRVGLPGFQMIQDPLDYFPKTHHSNLDVLDLVEPEDLKVSSVVLASLLYHAAMRDELLPRKPLPREPEASEEAEEPEEGEGEMETSSGESEG